CAGCTGCTCGACGTCGTTATTGGGCCCACGGGCATTGTCACGGGCGCCGGCCGCCTGACCCAGCAGCTGCAGGAGCAAGCTCAACTGCTGGCCGCCCAGCAGGAACTGGAGCGTAAAGACCGGGAACTGGAGCGCCGCCGCCGCGTCCTGGAAGCCACCATCGGCAACCTGCGCACCGAGTTTGAGTCGGTGGAGGAGGAGCTGCGCCAGATCAACCACGAGGAGCAGGCCCGGCAGCAGGCCCTGGCCCAGGGCCGGGCCCAGTTTAGCCAGCCCCAGCCTCTGCAGCCCTCCGGCTCCCCATCACAATCTTCATAAGTCCGTAATGGAAACAACACTTGCCAAAACGGCTTTATTTATGGACGAAGAATCCTGGGAACTACGCCTGTACGTAGCCGGGCAAACGCCCAAATCGGTCATGGCCCTGGCCAACCTGAAGAAGTACTGTGAGCAGTACCTGAAGGGCCGCTATTCCATCGAGGTTATCGACCTGCTCAAGAATCCCCAGCTAGCCGAAGGGGACCAGATCCTGGCCATTCCCACCCTGGTGCGCAAAGTGCCCGAGCCCATCCGCAAGATCATCGGCGACCTGTCGAACGAGGAAAAGGTGCTGGTTGGACTTGATATTCGGGTCGTAGGCGGTAAAAACCAGTAGTAGATGGAAGTAGAAGAAGGGGCGGAGGCAACTACCGGGGCCGAGTACGTGTTGCACCTGTATATTACGGGAGCTACTCCTAACTCGACGCGGGCCGTACGCAACATCAAGGATATCTGTGAGCAGTACCTACCGGGCCGCTACGAGTTGCTGATCATCGACATCTACCAGCAACCCGAACTGGCCCAGCACGAGCAGCTCATCGGCGCCCCTACGCTCATCAAGCGCAGCCCGGGCTTGGTGCGCCGCCTCGTCGGCGACCTTTCGGACCGGGCGCGGGTGCTGCGGGCCTTGGGCATTACTCCGCCCGCGGCGCAAGACCAAACCACGAGCCAATGAGGGAGGCGGCAGGGAAAACGGCGGCCGAGCTAGCCCGCGAGAATGAGGAGCTGCGCTACCGCCTTGAGGAAGCCGAAGAGCTGATTGAGGCCGTACGTACCGGCGCCGTCGATGCCCTGGCCATTCAGAGCCCGGAAGGGCCGCGCATCTTCACCCTGGAGGGCGCCGACCATGGCTACCGCACCCTGATTGAGCAGATGAACGAGGGGGCGTTGCTGCTAAGCGACGACGGAACCATCCTCTACGGCAATGCCTGCCTGGCCAGCTGGTTGGGGCGGGCCCTGGAAGAAGTTATCGGCGGCAAGCTCGACGCCTTTATCCCTCTGGACTTTCACGGCTACTGGCAAACGCTGCTGGGCAGCGCCTGGGACGAAGGCAAGGGCAAGGGCGAACTGCCGCTGCGCAGTCAGGATGGCTCGTTGCGGCCCCTGTCGCTGTCGATGAACATGCTGACGTTTCATGAAACGCCGGTGCTGGCCGTTATTGCCACCGACTTATCGGCCCAGCAGGCCGTTAAAGCCATTCAGGCCCGCGTCACGGAGCAGAATGCCGTTATTGCCCGCAAAAACGAGGAGCTTACCCGCCAGCAGCAGGCCCGGCAGGCCATTGAGCGGGTGGCGGCCGAAGCCAGCCGCATGCTGGAAGGCATCCCGCAGATTGCCTGGACCACCGACGCCCACGGCGTGACCACCTACCTCAACCACCGCTGGTTTGACTTCACCGGGGCCGGTAGCTTCGTGGATTTGGGCAGCCAGTGGCAGGAGCACATTTTTCCGGCCGATGCCGAGCCCAGCAACGCCCGCTGGGCCGAGTGCCTGCGCACCGGGCAGGCTTTCGAAATCGAGTACCGCTTCCGCAACCACGCTGGCGAGTACCGCTGGATGCTGGGCCGGGCCTTGCCCTCCCGCAACGAGCGGGGCGAGATTGTGCAGTGGATTGGCACCTTCACCGATATTCACGAGCACAAGCTGGCCCTGGAGCGCATCGACCAGGCCCAGCGCGAGCTGCAGGTCAACAACGAGCAGCTGACCCGGGCCAACGTGGACCTGGACAACTTCATCTACACCGCTTCCCACGACCTGAAGGCCCCCATCAGCAACATTGAAGGCCTGCTGCAGGCCCTGCTGCTGGAGCTGCCCGCCCACACGGCCCAGGAGGCCGAGCAGGTACCCCAGATTCTGCGGATGATGCAGGCTTCGGTGGACCGCTTCAAGCGCACCATCGAGCACCTCACCGAAGTGACCAAGCTGCAGAAGGAGCATGGCTCTACGGCCGCCACCGTGGACCTGAAACGGCTCATTCACGAAGTCCGGCTCGATCTGCAGCCCCTGGTGCAGGCCGCCGAAGCCACCGTGGACATTTCGGTCGGCACCTGCCCCACGATTTCCTTTTCGGAGAAAAACCTGCGCAGTATTATTTACAACCTGCTCAGCAACGCCCTGAAGTACCGCAGCCCCGAACGGCCGCCCCGGGTGCGGGTCAGCTGCGCCGTGGAGGCTGGCTACGCCGTGCTGCGGGTGGAAGACAATGGCCTGGGTTTGAACCTGAAACACGATGGTAAAAAGCTGTTTGCCATGTTTCAGCGCCTGCACGACCACGTCGAGGGCACCGGCATCGGGCTCTACATGGTCAAGAAAATTGTGGAAAACGCCGGCGGGCGGATTGAGGTAGCCAGCCAGATGGGCGTGGGCTCCACATTCAGCGTTTATTTTAGGCGCTAAACCGCAAGGTTCCGGTGTGGAACTGCACTTGCGCGGCGCGCAACCGGGACAATGCGGCCGGAAGGGGCAGCCGCAGTAGGTTGCTGGGCCGGTATACACCAAACCGGCCCGTTGCGGCGTTACCAGAGTCTAAAAGGCCAAAACTGCGCAACCCATTGCCTTTTTTCGCTACTTTTGACCAGTACCGGGCCGGCAGCGCCCTTTTTCCCGTAACGCCCCGTTAATGAAGATATTTCCCCGGATTGCGCTGGCCGCTTCCCTCAGCGCCGCGGCTCCCGTGGCCGCTTCAGCCCAGCAAACGCAGGTTTTTGCCTCCGACGAACGACACTTTCAGGAAGGTCTCGAACTCTTTGACCGCGGCAAGTACGGCGCCGCCCAGCAGGCCTTCCAGCGCTACCTAG
Above is a genomic segment from Hymenobacter cellulosivorans containing:
- the kaiB gene encoding circadian clock protein KaiB; this translates as METTLAKTALFMDEESWELRLYVAGQTPKSVMALANLKKYCEQYLKGRYSIEVIDLLKNPQLAEGDQILAIPTLVRKVPEPIRKIIGDLSNEEKVLVGLDIRVVGGKNQ
- a CDS encoding circadian clock KaiB family protein, whose product is MEVEEGAEATTGAEYVLHLYITGATPNSTRAVRNIKDICEQYLPGRYELLIIDIYQQPELAQHEQLIGAPTLIKRSPGLVRRLVGDLSDRARVLRALGITPPAAQDQTTSQ
- a CDS encoding ATP-binding protein; this translates as MREAAGKTAAELARENEELRYRLEEAEELIEAVRTGAVDALAIQSPEGPRIFTLEGADHGYRTLIEQMNEGALLLSDDGTILYGNACLASWLGRALEEVIGGKLDAFIPLDFHGYWQTLLGSAWDEGKGKGELPLRSQDGSLRPLSLSMNMLTFHETPVLAVIATDLSAQQAVKAIQARVTEQNAVIARKNEELTRQQQARQAIERVAAEASRMLEGIPQIAWTTDAHGVTTYLNHRWFDFTGAGSFVDLGSQWQEHIFPADAEPSNARWAECLRTGQAFEIEYRFRNHAGEYRWMLGRALPSRNERGEIVQWIGTFTDIHEHKLALERIDQAQRELQVNNEQLTRANVDLDNFIYTASHDLKAPISNIEGLLQALLLELPAHTAQEAEQVPQILRMMQASVDRFKRTIEHLTEVTKLQKEHGSTAATVDLKRLIHEVRLDLQPLVQAAEATVDISVGTCPTISFSEKNLRSIIYNLLSNALKYRSPERPPRVRVSCAVEAGYAVLRVEDNGLGLNLKHDGKKLFAMFQRLHDHVEGTGIGLYMVKKIVENAGGRIEVASQMGVGSTFSVYFRR